Proteins from a genomic interval of Trichoderma breve strain T069 chromosome 2, whole genome shotgun sequence:
- a CDS encoding snoaL-like domain-containing protein, whose product MAANLTLSPEEAHDRIAIRKVIDRYAHCADHRLADEQMSLFTEDTNFVVYMQGEGTEPSQVISKREDLRPVFEFLRGYTRTTHFNGQSMIDIGPDGKTATGETYCMTYHLSEKDGQRQMFIGSLRYQDTLTKGDDGTWLFSERKLYLDWSETRPSNP is encoded by the coding sequence ATGGCGGCAAATCTCACTTTATCCCCCGAGGAGGCGCATGATCGCATCGCCATCCGCAAAGTCATCGATCGTTATGCTCACTGCGCCGATCACCGTCTAGCAGACGAGCAAATGTCGCTCTTCACCGAGGACACGAACTTTGTCGTGTATatgcaaggagaaggcaCGGAGCCCTCGCAAGTGATCAGTAAAAGAGAAGACTTGAGGCCCGTCTTTGAGTTCCTCCGAGGATACACTCGCACGACGCATTTCAACGGACAGAGCATGATCGACATCGGACCGGACGGCAAGACTGCCACGGGAGAAACCTATTGCATGACGTATCATTTGTCCGAAAAGGACGGCCAGCGACAAATGTTCATCGGCAGTTTGCGGTACCAGGACACCTTGACGaaaggagatgatgggaCATGGTTGTTTTCAGAGCGGAAGTTGTATCTTGATTGGTCAGAGACAAGGCCGTCCAATCCATAG
- a CDS encoding methyltransferase domain-containing protein, producing the protein MSSPRSPEGPRRGSPAKSPSLPRSPEPTEPPAAPAAPAPTAEAEVPPMAEIPFEQDESGDSGVDGDDDDTASSTASLSESIYDHRQIHGRTFQHSKTTEYWGPNDDRQNNGLDISHHFITMLLGDQLYEAPIKEPPTRVLDVGTGTGIWAIDIADMFPSAEIIGTDISPIQPTWVPPNCIFHIEDAQLEWTYPPEHFDFIHIRALYGSISDWSELYKQAFTAMKPGGWIEDFEFNITLMSDVPEVRDDPKHIFKRWSEVFTEAGERMGRTLLIGTGGQMRKLMQEAGFINVVEKNYKVPSGKWSSDPVLKEVGAYNLAFLDESLEGFALFMLKEIMDWDYIEVQVFVSEMRKAINNPKIRPYYILTNVFARKPEAWE; encoded by the exons ATGTCTAGTCCAAGGAGCCCCGAAGGCCCGCGAAGAGGCTCTCCAGCCAAATCGCCGTCACTTCCAAGATCCCCGGAACCTACCGagcctccagcagctccagcagctccagcacctacggcagaagcagaagtGCCTCCAATGGCAGAAATTCCTTTT GAGCAAGACGAGAGCGGAGATTCCGGCgtagatggcgatgacgatgatac CGCctcatcaacagcctctcTGTCTGAGAGCATATACGACCACCGCCAGATCCATGGCCGGACGTTCCAGCACTCCAAGACGACCGAGTATTGGGGTCCCAATGACGACCGCCAAAACAATGGACTCGATATCTCGCACCACTTCATAACAATGCTTCTCGGCGACCAGCTGTACGAGGCTCCCATCAAGGAGCCCCCTACCAGAGTCTTGGACGTTGGCACAGGAACAGGCATCTGGGCCATCGACATAGCTGACATGTTTCCTTCCGCCGAAATTATAGGAACCGACATAAGTCCCATCCAGCCCACGTGGGTGCCGCCAAACTGCATCTTCCACATCGAAGACGCGCAGCTCGAATGGACGTATCCGCCGGAACATTTCGACTTCATCCACATCCGGGCACTCTATGGCAGCATCAGCGACTGGAGCGAACTGTACAAGCAAGCCTTCACGGCGATGAAGCCGGGAGGCTGGATCGAGGACTTTGAATTCAACATTACGCTGATGAGCGATGTCCCCGAGGTTCGAGACGACCCTAAGCACATCTTTAAGCGCTGGTCAGAGGTGTTTACCGAGGCCGGCGAGCGCATGGGCCGGACGCTGCTCATTGGCACCGGCGGGCAGATGCGCAAGTTGATGCAGGAGGCCGGCTTCATCAACGTCGTTGAGAAGAACTACAAGGTCCCGAGCGGCAAATGGAGCAGCGATCCCGTCTTGAAAGAAGTTGGCGCATACAACCTCGCCTTTCTTGACGAGAGCCTGGAGGGCTTCGCGCTCTTtatgctcaaggagattaTGGACTGGGACTACATTGAGGTCCAGGTCTTTGTCTCGGAGATGCGCAAGGCCATCAATAACCCAAAAATTAGACCATACTACATCCT CACGAATGTCTTTGCACGAAAACCGGAAGCTTGGGAGTAA
- a CDS encoding methyltransferase domain-containing protein, with protein MPILATIQDVLAELIGPWTFMAISFSHIPATIRGLIRDKNYRALFSFDGFREALFGTFWATVGPNVKLNGEQRVIPLLEGLYGTVIEVGAGSGMWADVLARFRENTSDADNAAGLRNRKTTGGHITKIYGVEPNPISAKALEKRVKDLGMDDIYQVVPVGIESVDDPSAWNGKIEPGSVDCIVGVLCLCSIPEPEKNIKLLYKLLKPGGHWYVYEHVKVWRGGPLISLYQRFTNLIWPHFLGGCQLCRDTEKNLRAAGPFQEVDLAQPAERSSSYQILPHKIGTLTK; from the exons ATGCCCATCTTGGCCACTATTCAAGATGTCTTGGCCGAGCTCATAGGTCCATGGACTTTCATGGCCATATCCTTCTCTCATATTCCTGCGACAATTCGTGGGCTTATCCGTGACAAGAATTATCGCgcgctcttctccttcgaTGGATTCCGCGAAGCCCTATTTGGCACATTTTGGGCCACCGTCGGGCCAAATGTCAAGCTCAACGGCGAGCAGCGAGTCATTCCTCTTCTTGAAGGTC TTTACGGCACCGTCATCGAGGTCGGCGCCGGGAGTGGCATGTGGGCAGATGTTCTTGCCCGTTTCCGCGAAAACACCAGCGACGCAGACAACGCAGCCGGCCTTCGCAACAGGAAAACCACGGGCGGCCACATCACCAAGATTTATGGCGTAGAGCCCAACCCAATCTCTGCCAAAGCGCTCGAGAAACGTGTCAAGGACCTTGGTATGGATGACATCTATCAAGTCGTCCCCGTCGGTATCGAATCTGTTGACGACCCCTCTGCATGGAACGGAAAGATTGAGCCGGGCAGTGTTGATTGCATCGTTGGCGTTCTTTGCCTGTGCAGCATTCCCGAGCCCGAGAAGAATATCAAGCTCTTGtacaagctgctcaagccgGGCGGGCACTGGTACGTTTATGAGCATGTCAAAGTTTGGCGCGGAGGCCCGTTGATCAGCCTATATCAGC GCTTCACCAACCTCATCTGGCCACACTTCTTGGGTGGATGCCAGCTTTGTCGCGATACCGAAAAGAATCTTAGGGCCGCTGGTCCCTTCCAGGAGGTCGATCTCGCACAGCCCGCGGAACGTTCGTCTTCGTACCAGATCTTGCCTCACAAGATTGGCACTCTGACGAAATAA
- a CDS encoding type III restriction enzyme, res subunit domain-containing protein, giving the protein MAMDVIELSDDDNTESDLEDDFEGPAKPPPQKRKIEVEFTEKVQWTDESDGAPSKPKKRRTKRKSAGKRKASRVAGDVEHTEDELERVDLPDYLVERRRAFDAKKRLYHESALMLPPDYTNVEFDESRRLRELKERPDFDPRSGIKPSRPYKDVELPQSGGLIPASIAQYLRDYQVEGVRFLHKKFVYQEGGILGDDMGLGKTVQVAAFLTAAFGKTGDERDDKLLIVCPGSLIMNWRNELSRWGWWHVDLFHGTNKDDVLGAARAGMLEIMITTYETYKNSRSSINMVQWDAIIADECHRLKDRYSETTRAMQEINALCRIGLTGTAIQNRYEELWTLLDWTNPGHFGTKAEWSNTITKPLTVGQSHEATVAQLSLARQTAKKLVQNLLPRYFLRRMKSLIADQLPKKSDRVVFCPLTDLQTEAYENFLSSKEVAILKTISEDCEHGGKRGWCCNEFLPSGRRWQTIVFPSMIILQKLANHLTLLVPQTTDMEEKHAYELATLQTCMPDTWRELYEKRDRISNLVNPEFCGKWKILRKLLKFWHGSGNKVLVFSHSVRLLRILQHLFTNTSYTVSYLDGSMSYEARQDVVDTFNSDPTQFVFLISTKAGGVGLNITSANKVVIIDPHWNPAYDLQAQDRAYRIGQTRDVEVFRLISVGTIEEIVYARQIYKQQQANIGYTASSERRYFRGVQQDTERTGEIFGLSNIFTYHSNMGLLRDIVNKTNIAEAKAGVHLADVDMEEAAKDGEDLGVVKREEGTDSEDGGLSQLADLLTSGDQKKTPESQKAKISRPKSDAVQAILTAAGVEYTHDNSEVIGSSKVEEQLSRRAAMNLFGEGDLAGQTTLFADSDESDGDGLHSSYKPPEDVCLRQFCEMAREFGFANATDFALIVENWTTEARRNCLNSFYKRREARLRKEGFLDAKEGIVNHEGSSADARVKTLKQEHKPKVEAIKEDEARSGVMLKDLDPWPQSKLKNMKEENEAKTETNEGVKCEIKMETKAEDVKDEKINVKKEEIVDEKKPIPADSESKRTSIFLLDDDDDDEL; this is encoded by the exons ATGGCCATGGATGTCATAGAACTCTCAGATGATGACAATACCGAATCAGACTTAgaagatgactttgagggACCGGCCAAACCACCTCCTCAGAAAAGGAAGATCGAAGTGGAGTTCACGGAAAAGGTGCAGTGGACAGATGAATCAGACGGGGCGCCCTCCaagccaaagaaaaggagaacaaAACGAAAATCTGCggggaaaaggaaagctTCAAGAGTGGCCGGAGATGTCGAGCACACAgaagacgagctggagagagTTGATCTTCCGGACTACTTGGTTGAACGGAGGCGAGCTTTTGACGCCAAGAAGAGATTATACCACGAATCAGCGCTGATGCTACCCCCTGACTATACAAATGTCGAGTTTGATGAGTCAAGGAGGCTAAGAGAGCTCAAGGAGAGACCGGATTTTGACCCAAGAAGTGGTATCAAACCATCTCGGCCGTACAAGGATGTTGAACTTCCTCAATCAGGTGGTCTCATTCCCGCATCAATCGCCCAGTATCTGCGCGATTACCAAGTTGAAGGTGTCCGGTTTCTGCACAAAAAGTTTGTGTACCAAGAAGGAGGCATCCTGGGAGATGACATGGGCCTCGGCAAAACGGTTCAAGTCGCTGCTTTTTTGACGGCGGCCTTTGGAAAAACGGGGGATGAAAGAGATGACAAAC TACTAATCGTCTGTCCCGGATCTCTCATTATGAATTGGAGAAACGAGTTAAGCCGATGGGGATGGTGGCATGTGGATCTGTTTCACGGGACAAACAAGGACGACGTACTTGGTGCGGCCCGTGCTGGGATGCTGGAAATCATGATTACAACCTACGAGACGTACAAAAACTCTCGCAGCTCTATTAACATGGTGCAGTGggatgccatcatcgccgacgAGTGCCACCGTCTCAAAGACCGCTATTCGGAGACTACCAGAGCAATGCAAGAGATCAACGCCCTCTGTCGGATTGGCTTAACGGGAACAGCTATACAAAATCGGTACGAAGAGCTCTGGACACTGCTAGATTGGACCAACCCAGGTCATTTTGGTACTAAAGCAGAGTGGTCGAACACCATCACGAAGCCCTTGACCGTCGGCCAGTCTCATGAAGCAACGGTTGCACAGCTGAGTCTCGCACGGCAGACCGCAAAGAAGCTGGTTcagaatcttcttcctcggtaTTTTTTGCGCCGTATGAAGTCACTGATAGCTGATCAGTTGCCGAAAAAATCCGACCGAGTCGTCTTTTGCCCCCTTACAGACTTACAAACGGAAGCATACGAAAAtttcctcagcagcaaagaagtGGCAATATTGAAGACCATTTCAGAAGACTGCGAGCATGGGGGCAAGAGAGGTTGGTGTTGCAACGAGTTTCTTCCAAGTGGCAGACGCTGGCAAACCATTGTCTTCCCGAGCATGATAATTCTGCAAAAGTTAGCCAACCACCTGACTCTGCTGGTACCTCAGACGACAGATATGGAAGAAAAGCATGCATATGAACTTGCAACACTCCAGACTTGCATGCCTGATACGTGGAGAGAGTTGTATGAGAAGCGAGATCGGATTAGTAACCTGGTCAATCCAGAGTTCTGTGGCAAGTGGAAGATCTTGAGGAAGCTGCTCAAATTTTGGCATGGCAGCGGAAACAAAGTCTTGGTATTTTCCCACAGCGTGCGGTTACTCCGCATACTACAGCACCTTTTTACCAATACAAGCTACACCGTGAGCTATCTGGACGGCTCCATGAGCTACGAAGCGCGGCAAGATGTGGTGGATACGTTCAACTCCGACCCCACGCAGTTTGTGTTCCTCATATCGACCAaggctggtggtgttggGCTAAACATCACTTCGGCTAACAAGGTGGTCATCATAGACCCTCACTGGAATCCTGCATACGATCTGCAAGCCCAGGACCGAGCTTATCGAATTGGCCAGACTCGTGATGTCGAAGTCTTCCGGCTCATTTCCGTGGGAACAATTGAGGAAATTGTCTATGCTCGGCAGATttacaagcagcagcaggcaaaCATCGGATATACTGCATCATCTGAGCGACGATATTTCCGCGGTGTTCAGCAAGACACTGAACGAACTGGCGAAATCTTTGGCCTATCAAACATCTTCACCTACCATAGCAACATGGGCTTGCTGCGCGATATTGTGAACAAGACAAACATTGCTGAGGCTAAAGCTGGAGTGCACTTGGCTGATGTTGATATGGAAGAAGCGGccaaagatggtgaagatTTGGGAGTCGTGAAACGAGAAGAGGGCACCGACTCGGAAGATGGAGGACTCAGCCAGCTGGCAGACCTGCTGACTTCTGGAGATCAGAAAAAGACCCCGGAAtcccaaaaggcaaagataAGCCGCCCAAAAAGCGACGCTGTGCAAGCAATTCTCACTGCAGCTGGTGTGGAGTACACGCATGACAACTCTGAAGTGATTGGATCTTCCAAGGTAGAGGAGCAGCTCTCGCGGCGAGCGGCCATGAACTTGTTTGGAGAAGGAGATCTTGCGGGCCAAACTACGTTGTTTGCAGATAGCGACGAGAGCGACGGTGACGGGCTTCACAGCTCCTACAAGCCACCCGAGGATGTTTGCTTGCGCCAATTTTGTGAGATGGCTAGAGAATTTGGCTTTGCCAATGCTACGGACTTTGCCCTTATTGTGGAAAACTGGACGACAGAAGCAAGAAGGAATTGCTTGAATTCATTCTATAAGAGGCGCGAGGCTAGGCTAAGAAAGGAGGGATTCCTTGATGCAAAGGAGGGTATAGTCAACCACGAAGGATCATCGGCAGACGCAAGGGTAAAAACCCTGAAGCAAGAACACAAGCCAAAGGTGGAAGCGATAAAGGAggatgaagcaagaagcgGGGTAATGCTCAAAGATTTGGACCCCTGGCCTCAATCTAAGCTCAAAAACatgaaagaggagaatgaggcaAAAACGGAAACGAATGAGGGGGTGAAGTGCGAAATCAAAATGGAAACGAAGGCAGAAGATGTCAAGGATGAAAAAATAAACGTcaaaaaagaggaaattgtcgatgagaagaagccgatACCGGCAGACAGTGAGTCTAAGAGGACTtcaattttccttttggatgacgacgatgacgacgagcttTGA